A stretch of the Streptomyces sp. NBC_00078 genome encodes the following:
- a CDS encoding MFS transporter, which produces MYLTDRSAPVKAGTDPARRRGPGRTVAPVVLVLGTVSLITDISSEMVTAVLPLYLVTTLGFSPLGFGTLDGVYNGVSALVQLTGGHLADRVRNHKLMAGLGYGLSALCKPLLLLAGSIGTLGTVLALDRTGKGLRTAPRDAMISLSAPAARQGRAFGVHRAMDTTGAMLGPLAAFLILRAAVDGYDAVFGVSACVAVLGVLVLVLFVPGRQPAPKTDEAADEAVDEAVVADGRQPVRVREALALLRLPPLRALAGCAALLGLTTVSDAFVYLLLQRRAGIGEEWFPLLPLGTAAVFLLLAVPVGALADRIGRRTVFLTGHAVLLAGYALLLWAPATPALPAAVLALHGTFYAATDGVLPAALAAIVPDRLRASGLALVGTSQALARFCCSLAFGAAWTVWGDGPALAGSAIGLLCCAGVASIVLRPAETTR; this is translated from the coding sequence TTGTACCTCACCGACCGTTCCGCGCCTGTGAAGGCGGGCACCGACCCGGCCCGAAGACGCGGACCGGGGCGCACGGTCGCCCCGGTCGTCCTCGTGCTGGGCACGGTCAGCCTGATCACCGACATATCCTCGGAAATGGTCACCGCCGTCCTGCCGCTCTACCTCGTCACCACGCTCGGCTTCAGCCCGCTGGGATTCGGCACCCTCGACGGCGTCTACAACGGCGTCAGCGCACTGGTCCAGCTGACCGGCGGTCACCTCGCCGACCGGGTGCGCAACCACAAGCTGATGGCGGGGCTCGGCTACGGCCTGTCCGCGCTGTGCAAGCCGCTGCTCCTGCTCGCGGGCAGCATCGGCACACTCGGCACGGTCCTCGCCCTGGACCGGACCGGCAAGGGCCTGCGCACCGCCCCGCGGGACGCGATGATCTCCCTGTCCGCTCCGGCCGCGAGGCAGGGCCGGGCCTTCGGCGTGCACCGCGCGATGGACACCACCGGCGCGATGCTCGGCCCGCTCGCGGCCTTCCTCATCCTGCGCGCGGCCGTGGACGGCTACGACGCCGTGTTCGGCGTGAGCGCATGCGTCGCCGTGCTCGGTGTGCTCGTGCTGGTGCTGTTCGTGCCGGGCAGACAGCCCGCCCCGAAGACGGACGAGGCAGCTGACGAAGCCGTTGACGAAGCCGTTGTGGCGGACGGCAGGCAGCCCGTCCGGGTACGCGAAGCGCTGGCGCTGCTGCGCCTGCCCCCACTACGGGCGCTCGCCGGGTGCGCCGCACTCCTCGGCCTGACCACCGTCAGCGACGCCTTCGTCTACCTTCTCCTGCAACGGCGCGCGGGCATCGGTGAGGAGTGGTTCCCGCTGCTGCCGCTCGGCACCGCCGCCGTCTTCCTGCTGCTGGCCGTGCCCGTCGGCGCCCTGGCCGACCGGATCGGGCGCCGCACCGTGTTCCTCACCGGGCACGCGGTTCTGCTCGCCGGTTACGCCCTCCTCCTGTGGGCCCCGGCCACACCGGCCCTGCCCGCCGCCGTACTCGCCCTGCACGGCACGTTCTACGCGGCCACGGACGGGGTGCTCCCCGCCGCCCTCGCCGCCATCGTGCCCGACCGTCTGCGCGCCAGCGGTCTGGCCCTCGTCGGCACCAGCCAGGCGCTGGCCCGGTTCTGCTGCTCGCTCGCCTTCGGCGCCGCCTGGACGGTGTGGGGAGACGGCCCGGCACTGGCCGGCTCGGCGATCGGCCTGCTGTGCTGCGCGGGCGTCGCAAGCATCGTGCTGCGACCTGCCGAAACAACCCGATGA
- a CDS encoding sugar transferase has protein sequence MVADGLAAATAAFLIHAAYGRWAVALVLPPTWILAMLAHRSYDRGTLGLGTEEYRRVLRGAVALPALAAVAHWLVAHDSGLLHDMTMAAIPVAAIALPVRYLLRRRLHRRWARGRDRSATLLVGPANGIVELVGVLRRGGTHELQAVGVCLSDPENAAEVRKLGLPVLGGFGDMNDVVHALGISTVVALPVPDSDFSVLRRMSWAAAAQGVDFLLAPVLADVSTSRLAVRPTNGVPLVRVKAPDLSRTSRLPKELLDRSFAAALLLLLALPMLLIALIVRLDSSGAALFRQQRVGRYGDHFTMLKFRTMRPDSEALRAELEHLNQNSDGLLFKVKHDPRITRVGSFLRRSSLDELPQLINVARGHMSLVGPRPPLPEEVEEYTPDVKRRLLVKPGLTGLWQVSGRSDLPWDEAVRLDLGYVDNWSMGLDLSILARTGSAVVRGTGAY, from the coding sequence ATGGTCGCGGACGGCTTGGCAGCCGCTACCGCGGCCTTCTTGATCCACGCTGCCTACGGCCGCTGGGCGGTGGCCTTGGTGCTGCCGCCGACCTGGATCCTGGCCATGCTGGCCCACCGCTCCTACGACCGCGGCACCCTGGGTCTGGGCACCGAGGAGTACCGACGGGTGCTGCGAGGCGCCGTCGCGCTGCCGGCACTGGCCGCGGTCGCGCACTGGCTGGTCGCCCACGATTCGGGCCTCCTTCATGACATGACCATGGCTGCGATCCCGGTCGCCGCGATCGCCCTGCCGGTCCGGTACCTGCTGCGCCGCCGGCTGCACAGACGGTGGGCGAGGGGCCGGGACCGGAGCGCGACGCTCCTGGTCGGGCCGGCGAACGGCATCGTGGAGCTGGTCGGAGTGCTGCGGCGCGGCGGCACGCACGAACTGCAGGCCGTCGGCGTGTGCCTGAGCGATCCGGAAAACGCCGCGGAGGTACGCAAGTTGGGGCTTCCCGTCCTCGGCGGATTCGGCGACATGAACGACGTCGTCCACGCCCTCGGCATCAGCACCGTGGTGGCACTGCCGGTTCCCGACTCCGATTTCTCCGTCCTGCGCCGGATGTCCTGGGCGGCGGCCGCACAGGGCGTCGACTTCCTGCTCGCCCCCGTACTGGCCGACGTGTCCACCTCACGCCTGGCGGTACGGCCCACCAACGGGGTGCCGCTGGTGCGGGTCAAGGCACCCGACCTCTCGCGGACCTCCCGGCTGCCCAAGGAACTGCTGGATCGTTCCTTCGCGGCGGCGCTCCTGCTGCTCCTCGCGCTGCCCATGCTGCTGATCGCCCTGATCGTCCGGCTGGACAGCTCCGGGGCGGCACTCTTCCGGCAGCAGCGGGTGGGCCGGTACGGCGACCACTTCACCATGCTGAAGTTCCGCACGATGCGGCCGGATTCGGAGGCCCTGAGAGCGGAACTGGAGCACCTCAACCAGAACAGCGACGGCCTGTTGTTCAAGGTGAAGCACGACCCGCGGATCACCCGGGTCGGCTCGTTCCTCCGCCGCAGCTCGCTCGACGAACTGCCACAGCTCATCAACGTCGCCCGGGGCCACATGTCGCTCGTCGGCCCCCGCCCGCCGCTGCCCGAGGAGGTCGAGGAGTACACGCCGGACGTCAAGCGCCGGCTGCTCGTCAAGCCCGGCCTCACCGGCCTGTGGCAGGTCAGCGGTCGCTCCGACCTGCCCTGGGACGAGGCGGTCCGGCTCGATCTCGGATACGTGGACAACTGGTCGATGGGCCTTGACCTGTCGATCCTGGCGCGCACCGGGTCCGCAGTGGTGCGAGGAACGGGGGCCTACTGA
- a CDS encoding Gfo/Idh/MocA family protein, with translation MTETTQPLGVAVVGAGYWGPNLVRNFQASDRFRLRWLCDLDVDRAQRVLGGYSTVQATADYAAVLADPDVAAIAVATPAGTHLDIALAALRAGKHVLVEKPLAATYADGMRLVTEAEERGLTLMCDHTYCYTPAVGRIRELVRSGELGEIHFVDSVRINLGLVQKDIDVMWDLAPHDLSILDFILPDNVEPVAVAAHGADPIGTGQACVAYLTLQLNTGAIAHVHVNWLSPTKVRTTMVGGSKRTLIWDDLNPAQRVAIFDRGVDLASPQEIGADERRDMLISYRSGDMVAPAIGEKEALRSMVDEFGDAIRAGRAPLTDGRAGLRVLDILEAASRSLEFKGAVVGLRAGR, from the coding sequence GTGACGGAGACCACGCAGCCGTTGGGGGTCGCGGTCGTCGGGGCCGGATACTGGGGCCCCAACCTCGTACGCAACTTCCAGGCCAGCGACCGGTTCCGGCTGCGCTGGCTGTGCGACCTCGACGTGGACCGGGCCCAACGGGTCCTCGGCGGCTACTCGACGGTCCAGGCCACCGCGGACTACGCGGCCGTCCTCGCCGACCCCGACGTGGCCGCGATCGCCGTGGCCACGCCCGCCGGCACCCACCTCGACATCGCCCTGGCCGCCCTGCGCGCCGGCAAGCACGTCCTCGTGGAGAAGCCACTGGCGGCGACCTACGCCGACGGGATGCGCTTGGTGACCGAGGCGGAGGAGCGCGGCCTCACCCTGATGTGCGACCACACCTACTGCTACACGCCCGCCGTGGGCCGCATCCGGGAACTGGTCCGCTCCGGCGAGCTCGGCGAGATCCACTTCGTCGACTCGGTCCGCATCAACCTCGGGCTCGTCCAGAAGGACATCGACGTGATGTGGGACCTGGCCCCGCACGACCTGTCGATCCTGGACTTCATCCTCCCCGACAACGTCGAGCCGGTCGCCGTCGCCGCCCACGGAGCCGACCCGATCGGGACCGGACAGGCCTGCGTGGCCTACCTGACGCTCCAGCTCAACACCGGCGCCATCGCCCACGTGCACGTCAACTGGCTGTCGCCGACCAAGGTGCGGACCACCATGGTGGGCGGCTCCAAACGCACCCTCATCTGGGACGACCTCAACCCCGCACAGCGCGTGGCCATCTTCGACCGTGGGGTGGACCTGGCCTCGCCGCAGGAGATCGGCGCGGACGAGCGCCGGGACATGCTCATCTCGTACCGCTCCGGCGACATGGTCGCGCCCGCCATCGGCGAGAAGGAAGCGCTGCGCAGCATGGTCGACGAGTTCGGCGACGCCATCAGAGCGGGCCGGGCGCCGCTGACCGACGGCAGGGCGGGCCTCAGGGTGCTGGACATCCTCGAGGCGGCGTCCCGGAGTCTCGAATTCAAGGGCGCGGTCGTCGGCCTGCGCGCCGGGCGTTGA
- a CDS encoding DegT/DnrJ/EryC1/StrS aminotransferase family protein — protein sequence MSTDRIPVMIPWLGEEEAAAVSEAVLSGWVAQGPRVAAFEKAFAERVGAEHGIAVSSCTTALHLSLVALGVGPGDEVVVPSLSFIATANAVRYVGAEPVFADVEPATGNLTPATVDLVRTLRTKAVLAVHQGGVPADVHTLRAACADWDLPLVEDAACAIGSTVGGKPVGHGALLAAWSFHPRKLVTTGEGGMITTDDAEWAARLRRLREHGMNASAADRHASNKPVLESYLEVGFNYRMTDVQAAIGLVQLGRLDAMIARRRELAGRYDTLLHDVPGLTPVRDPAHGQSNFQSYWVLLDEDFPVGRDDLLAALAEAGVSARRGIMAAHLEPAYADHPRAPLPVTERITRHSLILPLFHTMTEAQQDRVVTALREQARR from the coding sequence GTGAGCACCGACCGCATCCCGGTGATGATCCCCTGGCTCGGCGAGGAGGAGGCCGCCGCCGTCTCCGAAGCCGTCCTGTCCGGATGGGTCGCCCAGGGGCCGAGGGTCGCCGCCTTCGAGAAGGCCTTCGCCGAACGGGTGGGAGCCGAGCACGGCATCGCCGTCAGCTCCTGCACCACCGCCCTGCACCTGTCGCTCGTCGCACTCGGCGTCGGGCCCGGCGACGAGGTCGTGGTGCCCTCGCTGTCGTTCATCGCCACCGCCAACGCCGTCCGTTACGTCGGTGCCGAGCCGGTGTTCGCCGACGTCGAGCCGGCCACCGGAAACCTGACTCCGGCAACCGTGGACCTGGTTCGCACCCTGCGCACCAAGGCCGTCCTCGCCGTCCACCAGGGCGGTGTACCGGCCGACGTGCACACCCTGCGCGCCGCCTGCGCCGACTGGGACCTGCCCCTGGTCGAGGACGCGGCCTGCGCCATCGGCTCGACCGTCGGCGGCAAGCCCGTCGGCCACGGGGCGTTGCTCGCCGCCTGGTCCTTCCACCCGCGCAAACTGGTCACCACGGGCGAGGGCGGAATGATCACCACGGACGACGCCGAGTGGGCGGCCCGCCTGCGCCGACTGCGTGAGCACGGCATGAACGCCTCCGCGGCGGACCGCCACGCGAGCAACAAGCCGGTCCTGGAAAGCTACCTGGAAGTCGGCTTCAACTACCGGATGACCGACGTCCAGGCCGCGATCGGCCTGGTCCAGCTGGGCAGACTCGACGCGATGATCGCCCGCCGCCGCGAACTGGCGGGCCGCTACGACACGTTGCTGCACGACGTCCCCGGCCTCACACCCGTGCGCGATCCCGCGCACGGGCAGTCCAACTTCCAGTCCTACTGGGTGTTGCTGGACGAGGACTTCCCCGTCGGCCGGGACGACCTGCTCGCCGCGCTCGCCGAGGCCGGCGTCTCCGCCCGCCGCGGGATCATGGCCGCGCACCTCGAACCCGCCTACGCAGACCACCCGAGGGCACCGCTTCCGGTCACCGAACGGATCACCCGCCACTCGCTGATCCTGCCCCTGTTCCACACCATGACCGAGGCCCAGCAGGACCGTGTCGTGACCGCACTGCGCGAACAGGCCCGGAGATGA
- a CDS encoding NAD-dependent epimerase/dehydratase family protein, producing the protein MQLSSVRGKKILVTGGAGTIGSNLVDLLAEGGAREIVVLDNFVRGRRANLARALPSGVVEVVEGDVRDVETVRKATEGADLVFHLAAIRITQCAEEPRLANEVLVNGTFNVLEAAAEAGVARVIASSSASVYGMAETFPTTERHHPYNNDTFYGAAKAFNEGMLRSFHAMYGLDYVALRYFNVYGPRMDIHGLYTEVLIRWMERIEAGEPPLILGDGTQTMDFVDVRDIARANVLAAESDLTDEVFNIASGTETSLKELAEGLLEAMGAQGLEPEHGPARAVNGVTRRLADTSHAAGRLGFTARIDLRTGLRDLVEWWRAEREAAK; encoded by the coding sequence GTGCAGTTGAGCAGCGTACGAGGCAAGAAGATCCTGGTCACCGGGGGAGCGGGCACCATCGGCTCCAACCTCGTCGACCTCCTGGCCGAGGGCGGCGCCCGCGAGATCGTCGTACTCGACAACTTCGTGCGCGGACGGCGGGCCAACCTCGCGCGGGCCCTGCCCAGCGGTGTCGTGGAGGTCGTCGAGGGCGACGTCCGGGACGTCGAGACCGTGCGGAAGGCCACCGAGGGCGCCGACCTGGTGTTCCACCTCGCCGCCATCCGCATCACCCAGTGCGCGGAGGAGCCCCGGCTGGCCAACGAGGTCCTCGTCAACGGCACCTTCAACGTCCTGGAAGCGGCCGCGGAGGCCGGGGTCGCCAGGGTGATCGCCTCCTCCTCGGCGTCCGTCTACGGCATGGCCGAGACCTTCCCGACGACCGAGCGCCACCACCCTTACAACAACGACACCTTCTACGGCGCCGCGAAAGCCTTCAACGAGGGCATGCTGCGCAGCTTCCACGCCATGTACGGCCTGGACTACGTGGCGCTGCGCTACTTCAACGTCTACGGCCCCCGCATGGACATCCACGGCCTCTACACCGAGGTGCTCATCCGCTGGATGGAACGCATCGAGGCGGGCGAGCCGCCGCTGATCCTCGGCGACGGCACACAGACCATGGACTTCGTCGACGTCCGCGACATCGCCAGAGCCAACGTCCTGGCCGCCGAGTCGGACCTCACCGACGAGGTGTTCAACATCGCCAGCGGCACGGAGACTTCGCTGAAGGAACTCGCCGAGGGACTGCTGGAGGCGATGGGAGCCCAGGGCCTGGAGCCGGAGCACGGACCCGCCCGCGCGGTGAACGGCGTGACCCGGCGCCTAGCGGACACCTCGCACGCCGCAGGACGCCTCGGCTTCACCGCACGGATCGACCTGCGCACCGGGCTGCGCGATCTGGTCGAGTGGTGGCGCGCGGAGCGGGAGGCTGCCAAGTGA
- a CDS encoding DegT/DnrJ/EryC1/StrS aminotransferase family protein, translating into MNHIPLVDLKAAHEEVADEVRAGFERILANTAFVGGDEVRRFEREYADFGGVGHCVGVANGTDAVELALRASGVGPGDEVVVPANTFIATAGAVARIGARPVLADCLPDTFLLDPQAALDAVGPATRAVVPVHLYGQMADVATLTAQLPGHVRIVEDAAQSQGAARDGRTPGSGGIAATSFYPGKNLGAYGDAGAVLTDEEERAGLVRAIANHGGVAKYRHDVPGFNSRLDGLQAVVLRAKLARLTDGNAARRAAAARYDELLAGLAATGRIVLPATAPGNLHVWHLYVVQIADADRDDVVGKLNAEGIGAGVHYPAPVHLTPAYRQLGYSRGDFPNAEKAADRILSLPLYPQITQDQQQRVVESFTAGLGS; encoded by the coding sequence ATGAACCACATTCCGCTCGTGGACCTCAAGGCGGCCCACGAGGAGGTCGCCGACGAGGTACGGGCCGGATTCGAGCGAATCCTGGCCAACACCGCGTTCGTCGGCGGCGACGAGGTCCGCCGGTTCGAGCGCGAATACGCCGACTTCGGCGGTGTCGGACACTGCGTGGGCGTCGCCAACGGCACCGACGCCGTCGAACTCGCCCTGCGCGCAAGCGGAGTCGGGCCCGGCGACGAGGTCGTGGTGCCCGCCAACACCTTCATCGCCACCGCGGGCGCGGTGGCGAGAATCGGCGCACGACCGGTCCTGGCGGACTGCCTGCCCGACACCTTCCTGCTCGATCCGCAGGCCGCACTGGACGCGGTCGGACCCGCCACCCGCGCGGTCGTCCCCGTCCACCTCTACGGGCAGATGGCCGACGTGGCGACGCTGACCGCGCAACTGCCGGGCCACGTACGGATCGTCGAGGACGCCGCCCAGAGCCAGGGCGCGGCCCGGGACGGCCGGACGCCGGGCAGCGGCGGCATCGCGGCCACCAGCTTCTACCCGGGCAAGAACCTGGGCGCCTACGGCGACGCGGGCGCTGTGCTCACCGACGAAGAAGAGCGCGCGGGCCTGGTGCGCGCGATCGCCAACCACGGCGGAGTCGCCAAGTACCGCCATGACGTGCCCGGTTTCAACAGCCGTCTGGACGGACTGCAGGCCGTCGTCCTGCGCGCGAAGCTGGCACGGCTGACGGACGGCAACGCGGCCCGGCGGGCGGCCGCGGCCCGCTACGACGAGCTGCTCGCCGGCCTCGCGGCCACCGGCCGGATCGTGCTCCCGGCCACGGCACCCGGCAACCTGCACGTCTGGCACCTGTACGTCGTCCAGATCGCCGACGCCGACCGCGACGACGTCGTCGGCAAGCTCAACGCCGAGGGCATCGGCGCCGGCGTGCACTACCCCGCCCCGGTCCACCTCACCCCGGCCTACCGCCAACTCGGTTACTCCCGCGGTGACTTCCCGAACGCCGAGAAGGCGGCGGACCGGATCCTGTCGCTGCCGCTGTACCCGCAGATCACCCAGGACCAGCAGCAACGCGTCGTGGAGTCGTTCACCGCCGGGCTCGGAAGCTGA
- a CDS encoding glycosyltransferase family 2 protein codes for MTSIVIPAHNEAPVLGRLLDSLLADSAPEDDTDILVVCNGCTDDTARVAAARGPRVRVVEIPVPSKHAALRAGDDHARGFPRLYVDADVVITGAGARALAEPLQDEASGILATAPERQIPLAACAWRVRAYYQVWRRLPAVREGLFGRGVIAVSKAGHARIAALPPLMADDLAASLAFAPKERLVVDAARVVIQPPRTWRDLIKRRIRAAVSTAQVEQHQTPAEQRQEPADPHQEPADRHQEPEEVSTRTSKADLAALVRGEPKLLASVVVFLAAAVAARRGARKAIRAQDFGTWLRDESSRQN; via the coding sequence GTGACCAGCATCGTGATCCCGGCCCACAATGAGGCGCCTGTCCTCGGCAGACTCCTCGATTCACTGTTGGCTGATTCCGCACCCGAGGACGACACCGACATCCTCGTCGTATGCAATGGCTGCACGGACGACACCGCGCGGGTCGCGGCTGCCCGTGGGCCACGCGTGCGGGTGGTGGAGATCCCCGTCCCGTCGAAGCACGCCGCTCTGCGGGCGGGTGACGACCACGCGCGCGGCTTTCCCCGTCTCTACGTGGACGCCGACGTGGTGATCACGGGCGCCGGGGCGCGGGCGCTGGCCGAGCCGCTGCAGGACGAGGCCTCGGGCATCCTCGCCACCGCCCCCGAACGGCAGATCCCGCTCGCCGCCTGCGCTTGGCGGGTACGCGCCTACTACCAGGTGTGGCGGCGGCTCCCCGCCGTCCGCGAGGGGCTGTTCGGCCGGGGCGTCATCGCGGTCTCCAAGGCCGGGCACGCCCGGATCGCGGCACTGCCGCCGCTGATGGCGGACGACCTGGCCGCCTCCCTGGCGTTCGCCCCGAAGGAACGGCTCGTGGTCGACGCGGCCCGCGTCGTGATCCAACCGCCGCGCACCTGGCGGGACTTGATCAAGCGGCGGATCCGGGCGGCGGTGTCCACCGCCCAGGTCGAACAGCATCAGACACCGGCCGAGCAGCGTCAGGAACCGGCCGATCCACATCAGGAACCGGCCGATCGGCATCAAGAACCGGAAGAAGTCTCGACGCGCACGAGCAAGGCTGATCTCGCGGCCTTGGTCCGCGGCGAGCCGAAGCTCCTCGCGAGCGTCGTGGTCTTCCTCGCGGCAGCGGTCGCCGCCCGGCGGGGAGCCAGAAAGGCCATCCGGGCACAGGACTTCGGCACCTGGCTACGGGACGAGAGCAGCCGGCAGAACTGA
- a CDS encoding acetyltransferase yields MNELVIVGAGGFARETAQAAADAGEYKVLGHLDDNPALHGTEVDGVPVLGGCDLVHDLPEARVVICVGNPGDYAARARLVRRLALPADRWATVVHPTASVSATSEVGPGSVLLAYCVLTAAVRVGAHVAVMPHVVLTHDDMVEDYATLASGVRLGGGARLERGAYAGSGALVREGTTIGAWSLVGMGSAVLGDVPPGEVWVGSPARRLRAAPAPALDELAAEQDLRREQDSRREQWGDR; encoded by the coding sequence ATGAACGAACTTGTCATAGTCGGCGCGGGCGGCTTCGCCCGGGAGACCGCACAGGCCGCGGCGGACGCGGGCGAGTACAAAGTGCTCGGGCACCTCGACGACAACCCCGCCCTGCACGGCACCGAAGTGGACGGCGTGCCCGTCCTCGGCGGCTGCGACCTGGTCCACGACCTGCCCGAGGCCCGGGTGGTGATCTGTGTCGGCAACCCCGGGGACTACGCGGCCCGCGCCCGCCTGGTCCGCAGGCTCGCTCTGCCCGCGGACCGCTGGGCCACCGTGGTCCACCCGACGGCGTCGGTGTCGGCGACATCCGAAGTCGGCCCCGGCTCGGTGCTGCTCGCGTACTGCGTCCTGACCGCCGCCGTGCGGGTGGGCGCACATGTCGCCGTGATGCCCCATGTGGTCCTCACCCATGACGACATGGTCGAGGACTACGCCACGCTCGCCTCCGGCGTCCGCCTGGGCGGGGGAGCGCGGCTGGAACGGGGCGCCTATGCGGGCTCAGGGGCCCTGGTCAGGGAGGGTACGACGATCGGCGCCTGGTCGCTGGTCGGGATGGGGAGCGCCGTCCTCGGCGATGTACCGCCGGGCGAAGTGTGGGTGGGGAGCCCGGCCCGGCGGCTGCGCGCCGCGCCCGCGCCCGCGCTGGACGAACTTGCGGCTGAACAGGACCTGCGGCGCGAACAGGACTCGCGACGCGAACAGTGGGGGGACCGCTGA